The Anastrepha ludens isolate Willacy chromosome 2, idAnaLude1.1, whole genome shotgun sequence DNA window tttttttataaaatggggGTAATGCGTTTCATATCTCTTACCTCTCTAGTTTCCTGTGCtgcttgttgttgtggttgtatcTGTTGCTGTCTGGTTTCTTGTTCCAATTTGTCATAAGTAAGATCACAATTCTCATTCTCTTCGAACTCATTTTGACTACTTGAAATACTTAAATTGTCCATTTGACCGCACATTTTTGGCCACTCTGGATTACCTTTTGCCAAAGACTCAACCTGCATCCAAAGCTCTTCGCGTTGCGACATTTTTTCGCGTTCCCTGATAAGTTGGAAAATCCAAGCGATAAATCATAAATGATAAAATCTTAGGGTAGAAAATTAAACGCATTTACTTACATCTGCTTTTCCTGGCGATAGTTTCGACTACAGTCGTCGAAAAGGCGTTGATTCATCTCCATGAACAGTTTAAGTGCATTATAAATCAATCCATGTATCGTCTTATTCCAATGCGTTTTTGAATTTCGGTTCAAGGCCGGAAACATTATGGGCAAAATTACCTGCGAATTGTCAGCGATCAGCGACATTATATACTCGTTATTCCAGTAATAAAGCGCTCGTTCCGCCACTTGAAAATGTGGCGAGGACACACATTTGGCGATTTGTCGAAATAGCGGTTCCATTACTTTTTGAAATTCAGCCGGTTCGATGACATCGAGTAGCTCTTCCAGTTCATTTAGAAACATCACTTCCTTGGGGCTATGTGTTTTTGGCCAGAATTTCAAAAGactcctttttttcaaaagaaaacaattataaaaacaattacgaaattattcattattataaattatttttgtttctaaccTTATGACTGGTTCGGATAGGCTTGGATCTTTCTCCAAAAACTGTACTACACAATATGTTAGCTGCGGATGATAAACAGACAGACTTTTCGCTTTGTGCAACGGTAATAGTACTTTCagcaaaaattgtttgtgctCCTCTTTTAGTGGTAATGCGAAACCATTAATAATGCTACCGAGAATTTCTAAAAGTTCAGCAATGCCATTGTGATGTTCGGTCTCATaaatgaaactaaaaaattaagttaaaattgcatatttcaagtaagaaaaattatagTCAGTTGTTGCAGCCCGCGACAAATGAGAGCACATCAATATTCTTAAagttctgaatatttttttttaatgcccaTTATTTCTTCGACAAAAGTATAGCTCCTTGTCTAGCAAAAAACCATACAAATCCCAGATTCGAGCCCTCTCCTTATGTGGGCTAACAAAATACGAACATATCTCTAGCTGGACATAAGACGAGCAATCGTCTTATATAGGATAAGAAGCCTATCTTTTACTATCTCTatgagaaattatttttcacaatattGCCTCGAATTATCTAACCTCTGCAAACTGGTTTTCGACAATGGAACTCTGTTCCAGCTCCAATTCGCAGCAAGTTAAGTAAGAGCAACTATAGGAATATTCtgtattcataatttaattcAACTCATGCGTAATATTGGAAATGAGTATTGCTGTCTACATTTAATATATCCTAATCTAGTGTACAATCATGTTGTCTGGCTTTCTTCCACATGTTTTTTGGATTTCCATGCAGATCTTGCTACTTTTATCCTACTTATTATCTTTGTTGTACCATAAAAGTTCAGTTCATCCTCTTATtgtacaaataaattgttaactaagtaaataaaataaataaaaatatatgtacgacattatataaaactgtacattaaatttttttccaaaaattctgatCAAAAACCGTGGAATAGTGATGAAAAGTTTGTgacgtttttagatttttgtataaagtttgaaaattggttctaTATGGGATTTCATGCAATGAGTTATGCCTAAATCTTGCCCGAGTTGCAATCACAACCACTGAGTTGCACGATGGAATTCTGGCAACTTTGGCGAAGGTAACTGTCAAAAATTCAGCCATTGTTGCGCTCAAAGTCCTTTAAGCCGCCAtcataaaaattgtgtttgccTTATGTATTTCTGCAATCTTTTCTTTGTCAATATCGAAATtatcaagaaaatatttatagaaaactcCGTTCATCTTCACCTATCTAAGCAAAATATGCCGAGCCTCAGAAAAGTATCAGCTTAGCTTTGGTTGCAAACGTTTATAAATATTGCAATACTTTgtagttgttgctgtagcagcaatacaagccctgtcagtgtagtgtatatcaccggtcgtcttcgtctaacttatCTGAGGGGactgtgaaaaggtggttagtgtcgggcggggtgccttcacatgccggacgtATGTTtaatatgtcggggtcgattctggataagtaggagtttaacctgctgcaatatccagaacgtagttgtgccagtgttacgcgggtctcacggggaagctggagctctccatctgctgtaggtggtggtcggactccgataacggcattcgggggtcatgaagttaagaaggtggtgatggtctcccgatgaatgtcgtttattatctgtctaaacactgtctggtccagtagatgtctgttcgttttgtcctggatctcgtcggcgtaattgAGGAGATGTCTTCTGACgagcctgggaggcggctctggctcaaacagtatctgcaagggtgaaacctacggtagcacccaagcagaaactgtttgCGGAGTaggttgtgaaggtgttgaagagggggtatcaggaggcaacccgtcGCTGTTCGAATGAATAGCAGGGTTTTGACAAGTctggagctttatccactgtgtttcactagttccaggcgaccagacaggtgtaacatagtttagaaccgaccGGCCAATCGCCTTAAATGgcaacaattctttgtctttgctccaagtgctgccggcaagcgatttgaggaccttgttgcgattttggactttagtggcaatagcgGTTGAGTGCTCTGTCTAAAGAACCGTTGCAATACTGTCGCATTTATTTCTTGACTCGAACAAAAATACAAGAATACCAAAATAATGAACcttaaaaaaccaaagaaaactcAAGTCAAAACTGGCCAAAATGTTTCAGTGCTATCATTTGACGCGGGATATACGGCACATCGCTCATTTTCTGCAAGAATgtcataatacaaaatttgttttttctttaatttttagttagtttTACTTAGGAAGGTTTAGTTAATTGAATAGTTTGAAGCAGTTTTTCTcgaatttttaacttttcgtGTTATGACGTTCTTCCAGCAAACAAAtgatttaatatataatatcttaaaaatgttaCAGATTGGCTCATACCGATAGAATACGTTATTGATTTGCTTGCGTATAAATGCTCTTAAGCCCAAGAACTTTCCATAGATCCGATGCAGTACAGTCTTAAGGAAATCACGTTCACGCGGATCCTCCGAATCGAACAGGTCGAGCAGTTGCAACACAAATTGATGATCAATATAACGTTTAGCAATGTTCGGCTGAAAGTCTGGCGATTCGAGGAAACGCAAAAACAGTtcataaacaaattgtaaatgaGGCCATGATGATTCTAACGTTGGCTCATCTTCCTCTGGGTCGAACTCAGCACCGTTCGGATTCGATGATGGGGGTAATGTGCGAAATAAATTTACCGCAAACTGTGAATGAAGATACCGAGATGTGTATGTTAAATAGAACACATTGAAATCTGATTTatgtatacagtaggttctgtttttatgcggtagatacgttccgcaagaaacagcataaaaaaaacagcataaaaaaagctactagttctatagtaaaactatagatacgtttcaaatgctaaaaccgcatgaatctgaaataattaaataaaatcgcataaacaaaatattgtatctttgaaaattatatctttatatatcttccatacttgtagggttagcatttctgatgtaatctgtgatgagtttttgcttagctggtttagaatcttgtttatatgtacaattcccgataggtcgacatgccttttgtaattttaaaaaaaaccgcactatttcaaaaccgcataaaaaaaagccgcataaaaacagaacctactgtatactaaatatacgagtatgcactAACCATATTTATTGCTTCCGGATAGATTGCCTCCGTAATTACACCATTCTGATTGGACAGATACTCGACCATTTCGTGTAGCGCCGCACGTTTCACTTCCTTCCATTTTAAGTCGCTTAATGGCTCGGAAAAATCGAAGAGCGTGCAGCATTGCCTCAACTTTTGTATCAGAAGTTGTTCACGTTCATTTGCGGGTGTTTCTGTGATTAacgcaaaacacaaaaaatatatccaagttaatttaaatttttaattgaagttATATTAATAAGTGGTAAATTAGATATATacgtatttaataaaattctatctacttttatactaaatatatttaaataccaTCTGTCGCAAATACTCAAACCCATAAGAGTTTTCGAATTGCATACTTTACACTTATGACGGCTCTTGCGCATACTTTAAGTACGATTTTATAAG harbors:
- the LOC128863865 gene encoding serine/threonine-protein phosphatase 2A 56 kDa regulatory subunit gamma isoform isoform X3, coding for MDSTAKTVAAVTTPSVASGVGTATSTTGLKLSPTDAAANNNNNNNNIQTTAATTNGIKENNSNNIITAAVTSSSSSTSLSGAGIPIVVTGGSGSAGTSAPTSSPTASSPLSVAASAAATPNSGEANKDNKSTPPRDAPPPTPITKGLNLSTTPIVKKEKRQSSSRYNVTKNCELTPLSPLNEKTPANEREQLLIQKLRQCCTLFDFSEPLSDLKWKEVKRAALHEMVEYLSNQNGVITEAIYPEAINMFAVNLFRTLPPSSNPNGAEFDPEEDEPTLESSWPHLQFVYELFLRFLESPDFQPNIAKRYIDHQFVLQLLDLFDSEDPRERDFLKTVLHRIYGKFLGLRAFIRKQINNVFYRFIYETEHHNGIAELLEILGSIINGFALPLKEEHKQFLLKVLLPLHKAKSLSVYHPQLTYCVVQFLEKDPSLSEPVIRSLLKFWPKTHSPKEVMFLNELEELLDVIEPAEFQKVMEPLFRQIAKCVSSPHFQVAERALYYWNNEYIMSLIADNSQVILPIMFPALNRNSKTHWNKTIHGLIYNALKLFMEMNQRLFDDCSRNYRQEKQMEREKMSQREELWMQVESLAKGNPEWPKMCGQMDNLSISSSQNEFEENENCDLTYDKLEQETRQQQIQPQQQAAQETREIRGERNKDKPLLRRKSDLPTDSGTMRALIEHKRPDDFLKTTPDVNKY
- the LOC128863865 gene encoding serine/threonine-protein phosphatase 2A 56 kDa regulatory subunit gamma isoform isoform X4, which gives rise to MLSNINRSKERFNRFFQLLANKDNKSTPPRDAPPPTPITKGLNLSTTPIVKKEKRQSSSRYNVTKNCELTPLSPLNEKTPANEREQLLIQKLRQCCTLFDFSEPLSDLKWKEVKRAALHEMVEYLSNQNGVITEAIYPEAINMFAVNLFRTLPPSSNPNGAEFDPEEDEPTLESSWPHLQFVYELFLRFLESPDFQPNIAKRYIDHQFVLQLLDLFDSEDPRERDFLKTVLHRIYGKFLGLRAFIRKQINNVFYRFIYETEHHNGIAELLEILGSIINGFALPLKEEHKQFLLKVLLPLHKAKSLSVYHPQLTYCVVQFLEKDPSLSEPVIRSLLKFWPKTHSPKEVMFLNELEELLDVIEPAEFQKVMEPLFRQIAKCVSSPHFQVAERALYYWNNEYIMSLIADNSQVILPIMFPALNRNSKTHWNKTIHGLIYNALKLFMEMNQRLFDDCSRNYRQEKQMEREKMSQREELWMQVESLAKGNPEWPKMCGQMDNLSISSSQNEFEENENCDLTYDKLEQETRQQQIQPQQQAAQETREIRGERNKDKPLLRRKSDLPTDSGTMRALIEHKRPDDFLKTTPDVNKY